CCATGCCAAGCAGGAAAACAAAAAATGGTGTGTATAAGGATGTTGCTCATCCCATAAATACAGACTTCAGAACTGTTCTTCAGGACAGAATTCTGGATGAATATAATAACCTGGAACCGGAGTCCGATGGTATGGATGAAGGGTAGGGTTGATATGTAAAAAAAAACAAAATTTGGACGTCGGCAAGTGGTAAGCCACCGGGTTTTGATCCCGGCATTCGCAGGTTCGAACCCTGCCGTCCAAGGTATCTGTTATTCGAAGGAGAGTTGAAGATGGAGCAGAAATCCCTTTCTGTTGTTGAAAGAACAGAATTTAAGAAAGGTCCTGCCAAAAAATTGAGGAGTGAAGGTTTAATTCCTGCCGTTGTCTACGGACATACGAATCCTCTTCATATTGCGGTAAATGCCATTGAGTTTGGTAAGAAATTTAAAGTTGTTACAGAAAACACGGTTATTAAACTGGAACTTGGTGATAAG
The window above is part of the Oceanispirochaeta sp. genome. Proteins encoded here:
- the spoVG gene encoding septation regulator SpoVG — encoded protein: MEITDIRIRKVNADGKLKAYVTVTFDESFVVHNVKIIEGDSGVFIAMPSRKTKNGVYKDVAHPINTDFRTVLQDRILDEYNNLEPESDGMDEG